In the genome of Streptomyces collinus, one region contains:
- a CDS encoding aldehyde dehydrogenase family protein, giving the protein MTARQPLFVGGSWVEPDGGHYEVTDPASEETVGWAPEASRDQVLAACAAAREAFGPWSRTAPEERAAILGRAAGIIAARLKEYASLAGAETGATLGTARAMQVGVAAARFRRYARVEPAEWPIPPQINEAGPMGKAGVMGALAVRQPVGVVTCVTSYNNPWANPAGKVAPALAMGNTVVVKPAPQDPLSVYRMVEALEEAGVPPGVVNVVSGSRTEVGEAAVASPDVDMVSFTGSTAVGQRIAEVCGRDMKRQLMELGGKGAAVVFDDADLRSAVAGIGTTFSFYSGQICTAPTRVLAQRGIHDRLVEQLAAYADRLKVGDPREPDTVVGPVISAAHRDRVESYVELGRKEGAVVVTGGERPDLSAGFYVAPTLLADCTNDMRAVREEIFGPVVAVVPFDDEEEGIALANDTDYGLIDYVWSGDVARAFRVARRLRAGGVGVNTVGRNMEAPFGGFKRSGVGRDVGSYALHAYSEVQAIVWPG; this is encoded by the coding sequence GTGACGGCACGGCAGCCGCTGTTCGTCGGCGGCTCCTGGGTGGAGCCGGACGGCGGGCACTACGAGGTGACCGACCCGGCGAGCGAGGAGACCGTCGGCTGGGCGCCGGAGGCCTCGCGGGACCAGGTGCTCGCGGCCTGTGCGGCGGCCCGCGAGGCCTTCGGGCCCTGGTCGCGCACCGCACCGGAGGAACGGGCCGCGATCCTCGGCCGGGCGGCGGGGATCATCGCCGCCCGGCTGAAGGAGTACGCGTCACTGGCGGGGGCCGAGACCGGGGCGACCCTCGGCACCGCACGCGCCATGCAGGTCGGGGTCGCAGCCGCCCGCTTCCGGCGCTACGCGCGCGTGGAGCCCGCCGAGTGGCCGATCCCGCCGCAGATCAACGAGGCCGGGCCGATGGGGAAGGCCGGGGTGATGGGCGCTCTGGCCGTCCGGCAGCCCGTCGGGGTCGTCACCTGCGTCACCTCGTACAACAACCCCTGGGCCAACCCGGCCGGAAAGGTCGCCCCCGCTCTGGCGATGGGCAACACGGTCGTGGTGAAACCCGCCCCGCAGGACCCGCTGTCGGTGTACCGGATGGTGGAGGCCCTGGAGGAGGCGGGCGTGCCGCCGGGCGTCGTGAACGTCGTCAGCGGCTCCCGTACGGAGGTCGGCGAGGCGGCCGTGGCGTCGCCCGACGTCGACATGGTGAGCTTCACCGGCTCCACGGCGGTCGGGCAGCGCATCGCCGAGGTGTGCGGGCGCGACATGAAACGGCAGTTGATGGAGCTGGGCGGGAAGGGCGCCGCGGTCGTCTTCGACGACGCCGACCTCCGCTCGGCCGTCGCCGGGATCGGCACCACCTTCTCCTTCTACAGCGGCCAGATCTGCACCGCACCGACGCGGGTGCTGGCGCAGCGCGGCATCCACGACCGGCTGGTGGAACAACTCGCCGCCTACGCCGACCGGTTGAAGGTCGGTGACCCGCGCGAGCCGGACACCGTGGTCGGACCGGTGATCTCTGCGGCCCACCGGGACCGGGTGGAGTCGTACGTCGAACTGGGCCGGAAAGAAGGCGCGGTGGTGGTGACGGGCGGCGAACGCCCGGACCTGTCCGCGGGCTTCTACGTCGCCCCGACCCTGCTCGCCGACTGCACCAACGACATGCGGGCGGTCCGTGAGGAGATCTTCGGGCCGGTGGTGGCCGTCGTCCCCTTCGACGACGAGGAGGAGGGCATCGCGCTCGCCAACGACACCGACTACGGCCTCATCGACTACGTCTGGTCGGGCGACGTGGCCCGGGCCTTCCGGGTGGCGCGGCGGCTGCGGGCCGGGGGTGTCGGCGTCAACACCGTCGGGCGGAACATGGAGGCGCCCTTCGGCGGATTCAAGCGCAGCGGCGTCGGCAGGGACGTGGGCAGCTACGCGCTGCACGCCTACAGCGAGGTGCAGGCGATCGTCTGGCCGGGGTGA
- a CDS encoding N-acyl-D-amino-acid deacylase family protein has protein sequence MLDHVIKGATVVDGSGAPGFIADVGIRDGRISVVGTVTEEARSVEDATGLVLTPGFVDPHTHYDAQLFWDPYATPSLNHGVTTVAGGNCGFTLAPLHPDRPEDADYTRRMMSRVEGMALVALEEGAPWNWHSFGEYLDALEGRIAVNAGFMVGHCALRRYVMGPDAVGGQPSQEQLAAMVRLLREAMDAGAWGLSTTQSSSHSDGDGQPVASRHAQPAELLALSRAVGECEGTQIEAIVAGCLDQFSDAEIDLFVEMSAVAGRPLNWNVLTIDAAVPERVPRQLLASEQARKAGGRVVALTMPILTPMNMSLGTFCALNLIPGWGPVLGLPVPERIEKLRDPDVRTELLRRARSKEAGVFRRLSNFGRYVIGDTYSEANAGLTGRVVNDIAEERGQEPFACLVEICANDGLRTVLWPMPTDNDPASWALRAETWQHEDVLLGGSDAGAHLDRMCGAPYTTRFLGDCLRGRKLVGLEQAVKMLTDDPARLFGLRERGQVREGWHADLVLLDPERIDAGPATLVHDLPGDSPRLDSRALGVRAVWVNGVEAIRDDVVTGAVPGRVLRSGRDTETVSTR, from the coding sequence ATGCTCGATCACGTCATCAAAGGGGCGACCGTCGTCGACGGGTCCGGTGCGCCCGGCTTCATCGCCGACGTCGGCATCAGGGACGGCCGTATCTCCGTCGTCGGGACGGTCACCGAGGAGGCACGGTCGGTCGAGGACGCCACCGGCCTCGTCCTCACCCCCGGCTTCGTCGACCCCCACACCCACTACGACGCCCAGCTCTTCTGGGATCCGTACGCCACGCCCTCGCTCAACCACGGCGTCACCACCGTCGCCGGCGGGAACTGCGGGTTCACGCTGGCGCCGCTGCACCCCGACCGGCCCGAGGACGCCGACTACACGCGGCGGATGATGTCCAGGGTCGAGGGCATGGCGCTGGTGGCGCTGGAGGAGGGGGCGCCCTGGAACTGGCACTCCTTCGGGGAGTACCTGGACGCCCTGGAAGGGCGGATCGCCGTCAACGCCGGGTTCATGGTGGGCCACTGTGCGCTGCGGCGGTACGTGATGGGGCCGGACGCGGTCGGCGGGCAGCCGAGCCAGGAGCAGCTCGCCGCGATGGTGCGGCTGCTGCGGGAGGCCATGGACGCCGGGGCCTGGGGGCTGTCCACGACCCAGTCGAGCAGTCACTCCGACGGCGACGGGCAGCCCGTCGCCTCACGGCACGCCCAGCCGGCCGAACTGCTGGCGCTGTCGCGGGCCGTGGGGGAGTGCGAGGGCACGCAGATCGAGGCGATCGTCGCGGGCTGTCTGGACCAGTTCAGCGACGCGGAGATCGACCTGTTCGTGGAAATGAGCGCGGTGGCGGGGCGGCCGCTGAACTGGAACGTGCTGACCATCGACGCGGCCGTCCCCGAGCGCGTGCCCCGGCAGTTGCTCGCGAGCGAGCAGGCGCGGAAGGCCGGCGGCAGGGTCGTCGCCCTCACCATGCCGATCCTCACCCCCATGAACATGTCGCTGGGGACGTTCTGCGCGCTGAACCTCATCCCCGGGTGGGGGCCGGTCCTCGGACTGCCCGTCCCCGAGCGGATCGAGAAGCTGCGCGACCCTGACGTGCGGACCGAGCTGCTGCGGCGAGCCCGGTCCAAGGAGGCGGGCGTCTTCCGGCGGCTGTCGAACTTCGGGCGCTACGTCATCGGCGACACCTACAGCGAGGCGAACGCCGGGCTCACCGGGCGCGTGGTGAACGACATCGCCGAGGAGCGCGGGCAGGAGCCCTTCGCCTGTCTGGTGGAGATCTGCGCCAACGACGGGCTGCGCACGGTGCTGTGGCCGATGCCGACCGACAACGACCCGGCGTCCTGGGCGCTGCGGGCCGAGACGTGGCAGCACGAGGACGTGCTGCTGGGCGGGTCCGACGCGGGCGCCCATCTGGACCGGATGTGCGGGGCGCCGTACACCACCCGGTTCCTCGGGGACTGCCTGCGGGGCCGGAAGCTGGTCGGTCTGGAGCAGGCCGTGAAGATGCTGACCGACGACCCGGCCCGGCTCTTCGGGCTGCGCGAGCGGGGACAGGTGCGGGAGGGCTGGCACGCCGACCTGGTCCTGCTCGACCCGGAGCGGATCGACGCCGGCCCGGCCACCCTCGTGCACGACCTGCCCGGCGACAGCCCCCGACTGGACTCGCGGGCGCTCGGCGTGCGGGCCGTGTGGGTCAACGGCGTCGAGGCGATCCGGGACGACGTGGTGACGGGGGCCGTTCCGGGCCGGGTGCTCCGCTCGGGGCGGGACACGGAGACGGTGAGCACGAGGTGA
- a CDS encoding LLM class flavin-dependent oxidoreductase translates to MEFGIFVQGYVGKRAETDPLAEHKALMEETEYVIQADKSGFKYAWASEHHFLDEYSHLSANDVFLGYLAHATERIHLGSGIFNPLAPVNHPVKVAEKVAMLDHLSGNRFEFGSGRGAGSHEILGFMPGVTDMNHTKELWEETIAEFPRMWLQDEYQGFQGKHWSLPPRKVLPKPYGGSHPAMWYAAGSPPSYAMAAKKGLGVLGFSVQKVSDMEWVLEQYKTAIVDAEPVGAFVNDNVMVTTTAICAPTHAEAVRIAASGGLHYLPSLVFRYHDTFPRPEGFPVWPETLPEYTEEFVEVLIEEELLICGDPDEVLRQCKRWEQAGADQLSFGLPVGVPKEETMQTIRLVGEYVIPKIDTDPVHRTSRFRSAA, encoded by the coding sequence TTGGAATTCGGCATTTTCGTTCAGGGATACGTCGGCAAACGGGCCGAGACCGACCCGCTCGCCGAGCACAAGGCGCTGATGGAGGAGACCGAGTACGTCATCCAGGCCGACAAGTCCGGCTTCAAGTACGCCTGGGCCTCCGAGCACCACTTCCTGGACGAGTACTCGCACCTGTCCGCCAACGACGTCTTCCTCGGGTACCTGGCCCACGCGACCGAGCGGATCCACCTGGGCTCCGGCATCTTCAACCCGCTCGCCCCGGTCAACCACCCGGTGAAGGTCGCCGAGAAGGTCGCCATGCTCGACCATCTCAGCGGCAACCGCTTCGAGTTCGGCAGCGGACGGGGCGCCGGGTCCCACGAGATCCTCGGATTCATGCCGGGGGTCACCGACATGAACCACACCAAGGAACTCTGGGAGGAGACCATCGCCGAGTTCCCCAGGATGTGGCTCCAGGACGAGTACCAGGGCTTCCAGGGCAAGCACTGGTCGCTGCCGCCGAGGAAGGTCCTGCCGAAGCCGTACGGCGGCTCGCACCCGGCCATGTGGTACGCGGCCGGATCGCCGCCGTCGTACGCCATGGCCGCGAAGAAGGGGCTCGGCGTGCTCGGCTTCAGCGTGCAGAAGGTCTCCGACATGGAGTGGGTGCTGGAGCAGTACAAGACGGCGATCGTGGACGCGGAGCCGGTCGGCGCCTTCGTCAACGACAACGTCATGGTGACGACCACGGCGATCTGCGCGCCGACCCATGCGGAAGCCGTGCGGATCGCGGCGAGCGGAGGGCTGCACTATCTGCCCTCGCTGGTGTTCAGGTACCACGACACCTTCCCGCGGCCCGAGGGGTTCCCGGTGTGGCCGGAGACGCTGCCGGAGTACACCGAGGAGTTCGTGGAGGTGCTGATCGAGGAGGAGTTGCTGATCTGCGGGGATCCGGACGAGGTGCTGCGCCAGTGCAAGCGGTGGGAGCAGGCCGGGGCGGATCAGCTGAGTTTCGGGCTGCCGGTGGGGGTGCCGAAGGAGGAGACGATGCAGACGATCCGGCTGGTCGGGGAGTACGTGATTCCCAAGATCGATACGGATCCTGTGCACCGGACTTCCCGTTTCCGGAGTGCCGCTTGA
- a CDS encoding SDR family NAD(P)-dependent oxidoreductase — MGKLDGRVVIVTGAARGQGEQEARLFAAEGARVVLTDVLDDQGEALAKEIGARYVHLDVGREDDWQAAVTATKDAYGHVDGLVNNAGILRFNSLLDTPLDEFMQVVQVNQVGCFLGMKTVAPEMADGGTIVNTASYTGLTGMAAVGAYAATKHAVVGLTRVAALELAGRGIRVNAVCPGAVDTAMSNPARLDPDADPEETGRGLDRLYRRLVPLGRVGRPEEVARLALFLTSEDSSYITGQPFVIDGGWLAGVSVV, encoded by the coding sequence ATGGGCAAGCTCGACGGACGGGTCGTCATCGTCACCGGCGCCGCACGCGGCCAGGGCGAGCAGGAGGCCCGGCTGTTCGCGGCCGAGGGGGCCCGGGTGGTCCTCACGGACGTGCTCGACGACCAGGGCGAGGCCCTCGCGAAGGAGATCGGCGCCCGGTACGTCCATCTGGACGTGGGGCGGGAGGACGACTGGCAGGCCGCCGTCACGGCCACCAAGGACGCGTACGGCCACGTCGACGGGCTCGTCAACAACGCCGGCATCCTGCGCTTCAACTCCCTCCTCGACACACCCCTCGACGAGTTCATGCAGGTCGTGCAGGTCAACCAGGTGGGCTGCTTCCTCGGCATGAAGACGGTCGCCCCGGAGATGGCCGACGGGGGCACGATCGTCAACACCGCCTCCTACACGGGTCTGACCGGGATGGCCGCGGTGGGGGCCTACGCGGCGACCAAGCACGCCGTGGTCGGCCTGACCAGGGTCGCCGCCCTGGAACTGGCCGGGCGGGGGATACGCGTCAACGCCGTCTGCCCGGGGGCCGTCGACACGGCGATGTCCAACCCGGCCCGGCTCGACCCGGACGCCGACCCGGAGGAGACGGGGCGGGGCCTCGACCGGCTGTACCGCAGGCTCGTGCCGCTGGGCAGGGTCGGGCGGCCCGAGGAGGTGGCCCGGCTCGCGCTGTTCCTGACCTCGGAGGACTCGTCGTACATCACGGGGCAGCCGTTCGTGATCGACGGCGGGTGGCTGGCCGGCGTCAGCGTCGTCTGA
- a CDS encoding TIGR03619 family F420-dependent LLM class oxidoreductase: MQLPVQSQSTLYAEAWEAAAGPDDLLEIARAADRAGFGYLAGCDHVGIPRRLAAAMSTVWYDPVATLAFLAAATERVRLLSHVAIVALRHPLLTAKQYATLDHLSGGRLVLGVGAGHVQEEFEALGVDFRGRGAVLDECLDALRAALGPEEFPEHHGKLYDFEGLGQRPRPAQDRVPVWVGGSSPAAVRRAALKGDGWLPQGDPRDRLPGQIARIRELREKAGARGPFTVGAIAEPLYVGTPRWEVGRRTLTGGPQELAESLRAYRAMGVHQIQVRFRSRSRSELTDQIAAFGAEVAPEL; encoded by the coding sequence ATGCAGCTCCCCGTCCAGTCGCAGAGCACCCTCTACGCCGAGGCGTGGGAGGCGGCGGCCGGACCGGACGACCTGCTGGAGATCGCCCGCGCGGCCGACCGGGCCGGATTCGGCTATCTGGCCGGTTGTGATCACGTCGGCATCCCGCGCCGGCTCGCCGCCGCGATGAGCACGGTCTGGTACGACCCCGTCGCCACGCTCGCCTTCCTCGCCGCCGCCACCGAGCGCGTCCGGCTGCTCAGCCACGTCGCGATCGTCGCTCTGCGGCACCCCCTGCTCACCGCCAAGCAGTACGCCACCCTCGACCACCTCAGCGGGGGCCGGCTGGTCCTCGGGGTCGGCGCCGGGCACGTCCAGGAGGAGTTCGAGGCCCTGGGCGTCGACTTCCGCGGGCGCGGGGCCGTGCTGGACGAGTGCCTGGACGCCCTGCGCGCCGCCCTGGGGCCCGAGGAGTTCCCCGAGCACCACGGCAAGCTGTACGACTTCGAGGGGCTCGGGCAGCGGCCCCGGCCGGCCCAGGACCGGGTCCCCGTCTGGGTCGGTGGCAGTTCCCCCGCCGCCGTACGCCGGGCCGCGCTCAAGGGCGACGGCTGGCTGCCGCAGGGGGACCCGAGGGACCGGCTGCCCGGGCAGATCGCCCGGATCAGGGAACTGCGCGAGAAGGCCGGGGCGCGGGGCCCGTTCACCGTGGGCGCCATCGCCGAGCCGCTGTACGTCGGCACGCCCCGGTGGGAGGTGGGGCGCCGCACCCTCACCGGCGGGCCGCAGGAGCTGGCCGAGTCGCTGCGGGCGTACCGGGCGATGGGCGTGCACCAGATCCAGGTGCGGTTCCGCAGCCGGAGCCGCAGCGAACTGACCGACCAGATCGCGGCGTTCGGCGCCGAGGTCGCCCCCGAGCTGTGA
- a CDS encoding amidohydrolase family protein, which translates to MDTHDSTFPLIISVDDHTVEPAGVWQDRLPGKYRGTGPRIVRAPVKDMTFLGGRFKPVMGQPGDDGPVGDWWVYEDLRRPLTRLDTAVGYGRDEIRLEVITYEQMRPGSYDVAERLADMDVNHVQSALCFPTFPRFCGQTFTEAKDHELGLLCVRAYNDWMVEEWCGPDAHGRLIPLPIVPLWDAGLAAAEVRRNAARGVRAVAFSEIPPFLGLPSIHTDEWDPFLAACDETGTVVAMHIGSSSRMPSTSADAPPAVGSTITYANCCFSMVDWLMSGKFERFPNLKVMYAEGQIGWIPYILERADVVWEENRGWGGVADKVHRPPSELFAEHVYGCFFDDAFGLRNLDSIGVGNVLYETDYPHSDSTWPKSREVGEAQMGHLEAEVVERIVRGNAIELLGLTAEGLWPGGGGGAR; encoded by the coding sequence ATGGACACCCACGACAGCACGTTTCCGCTGATCATCTCCGTGGACGACCACACCGTGGAGCCCGCGGGCGTCTGGCAGGACCGGCTTCCGGGGAAGTACCGGGGTACCGGGCCACGGATCGTCCGGGCCCCCGTGAAGGACATGACGTTCCTCGGAGGCCGCTTCAAGCCGGTCATGGGGCAGCCCGGGGACGACGGGCCCGTCGGGGACTGGTGGGTCTACGAGGATCTGCGGCGGCCCCTGACCCGGCTCGACACCGCCGTCGGGTACGGCAGGGACGAGATCCGGCTGGAGGTCATCACCTACGAGCAGATGCGGCCCGGGTCCTACGACGTCGCCGAGCGGCTCGCCGACATGGACGTCAACCACGTCCAGTCCGCGCTCTGTTTCCCGACGTTCCCGCGCTTCTGCGGCCAGACCTTCACCGAGGCGAAGGACCACGAGCTGGGCCTGCTCTGCGTACGGGCCTACAACGACTGGATGGTCGAGGAGTGGTGCGGCCCGGACGCGCACGGGCGGCTCATCCCCCTGCCCATCGTCCCGCTGTGGGATGCCGGGCTGGCGGCGGCCGAGGTCCGGCGCAACGCCGCCCGCGGGGTCCGTGCCGTCGCCTTCTCCGAGATACCGCCGTTCCTCGGGCTGCCCTCGATCCACACCGACGAGTGGGATCCGTTCCTCGCCGCGTGCGACGAGACCGGGACCGTCGTCGCCATGCACATCGGCTCCAGCAGCCGCATGCCGTCCACCTCCGCGGACGCCCCGCCCGCCGTCGGCTCCACCATCACGTACGCCAACTGCTGCTTCTCCATGGTCGACTGGCTGATGAGCGGCAAGTTCGAGCGGTTCCCGAACCTCAAGGTCATGTACGCCGAGGGGCAGATCGGCTGGATCCCCTACATCCTGGAGCGGGCCGACGTGGTGTGGGAGGAGAACCGCGGCTGGGGCGGAGTCGCCGACAAGGTGCACCGGCCACCGTCCGAGCTGTTCGCCGAGCATGTCTACGGCTGCTTCTTCGACGACGCCTTCGGCCTGCGCAACCTCGACTCCATCGGCGTCGGCAACGTCCTCTACGAGACCGACTACCCGCACTCCGACTCCACCTGGCCCAAGTCCCGCGAGGTCGGCGAGGCGCAGATGGGGCACCTGGAGGCAGAGGTCGTCGAGCGGATCGTGCGCGGCAACGCCATCGAGTTGCTCGGGCTCACCGCCGAGGGCCTGTGGCCGGGCGGCGGCGGTGGTGCGCGGTGA
- a CDS encoding AfsR/SARP family transcriptional regulator has protein sequence MDGVPDGVPRVPEQRRSDSTPERPAEPVTLRFSVLGPVRAWRGDEQVATGSPQQRALLGALLLREGRTATAAELIDALWGEEPPSQALAAVRTYASRLRKVLDPGGEGRRPGGTGAVLVSESGGYAVRGLAEDALDLTVAQDLATEAEKARSAGDLCHARDTLRRALALWDGETLAAVPGPYAEAQRVRLEEWRLQLLESRLDMDLEQGCHAEAVSELTALTAAHPLRERLRELLMLALYRSGRQAEALAVYADTRRLLADELGVDPRPGLSELQQRILQADPGLAEPSSPAPEPAAVPVRPAQLPATVPDFTGRSAFVRELGDILASAEGRVMAVSALAGIGGVGKTTLAVHVAHQARTAFPDGQLYVDLQGAGARAAEPETVLGSFLRALGTADSAIPDSLEERAALYRSVLAGRRVLVLLDNARDAAQVRPLLPGTDGCAALVTSRTRMVDLAGAHLIDLDVMSPDEALALFTKIVGEERVASERKAALDVVAACGFLPLAIRIAASRLAARRTWTVSVLAAKLADERRRLDELQAGDLAVKATFELGYGQLEPAQARAFRLLGLADGPDISLAAAAAVLDLPAEDTEDLLESLVDTSLLESAAPGRYRFHDLVRLYARACAERDELPPSERGSALSRLLDFYLASAAGVYAIERPGDRLVDHLEPTSYPGLRFDDRHVAQDWLYAEAICLLACVRQSAGRPETLPRAIDMLWAAHDLSESGANSKEYEATAQALVGAARSHGLGRAEARALMTLVNVHHVSGRFERAEEEAERAIRLAQEADDLLPVCWARNARGIIALYQNRHTDGEEHLSRAIEHFRALGDRPGEAAALCNLSRIHLATGRTQSAVALAEEGIDIYDGMGNSMRGANARYALGLALTQSGELGNAAARLQEALEVFRDSRQRLWEGMSLFRLAEVDLAARRAARAAANAEMALTVLRGIGGEWRRGNVLTVLGRALSGIGQTGRAQVCWQEAAGIYEELGSPEAAEVRALLSPVQAA, from the coding sequence ATGGACGGTGTACCGGACGGTGTGCCGCGCGTACCGGAGCAGCGGCGTTCCGACTCCACGCCGGAGAGGCCGGCCGAGCCCGTGACCCTGCGCTTCAGTGTGCTCGGCCCCGTGCGTGCCTGGCGCGGTGACGAGCAGGTCGCCACCGGATCCCCCCAGCAACGCGCCCTGCTCGGCGCCCTGCTGCTGCGCGAGGGCCGGACGGCCACGGCCGCGGAGCTGATCGACGCCCTGTGGGGCGAGGAACCGCCCTCACAGGCGCTGGCGGCGGTACGGACGTACGCCTCACGCCTGCGCAAGGTGCTGGACCCGGGCGGCGAGGGGCGCCGGCCGGGCGGCACCGGCGCCGTCCTGGTCAGCGAGTCCGGCGGCTACGCGGTCCGCGGTCTCGCCGAGGACGCCCTGGACCTCACCGTCGCGCAGGACCTGGCGACCGAGGCGGAGAAGGCCCGCTCCGCCGGCGACCTCTGCCATGCCCGCGACACCCTGCGCCGCGCCCTCGCCCTGTGGGACGGGGAGACCCTGGCCGCGGTGCCCGGCCCCTACGCGGAGGCCCAGCGGGTGCGCCTGGAGGAGTGGCGGCTGCAACTCCTCGAATCCCGCCTGGACATGGACCTGGAGCAGGGCTGCCACGCCGAGGCCGTCTCCGAGCTCACGGCCCTCACCGCGGCGCATCCGCTGCGCGAGCGGCTGCGCGAGCTGCTGATGCTGGCGCTCTACCGCAGCGGCCGCCAGGCCGAGGCGCTGGCCGTGTACGCCGACACCCGCCGCCTGCTCGCCGACGAACTCGGCGTGGACCCGCGCCCCGGCCTGAGCGAGCTGCAGCAGCGGATCCTCCAGGCGGACCCGGGGCTCGCGGAGCCCTCCTCCCCGGCCCCCGAGCCGGCCGCGGTCCCGGTACGCCCCGCCCAACTGCCTGCCACCGTCCCTGACTTCACCGGCCGCTCGGCGTTCGTCCGCGAACTCGGCGACATCCTCGCCTCCGCCGAGGGCCGGGTCATGGCCGTCTCGGCCCTGGCCGGGATCGGCGGCGTCGGCAAGACGACCCTCGCGGTGCACGTGGCCCATCAGGCACGCACGGCGTTCCCGGACGGGCAGCTGTACGTCGACCTCCAGGGCGCGGGCGCCCGGGCGGCGGAGCCGGAGACGGTCCTGGGCTCCTTCCTGCGCGCCCTCGGCACGGCCGACTCGGCGATCCCCGACTCCCTGGAGGAGCGCGCGGCCCTCTACCGCTCGGTCCTGGCCGGGCGCCGGGTGCTGGTCCTGCTGGACAACGCCCGGGACGCCGCCCAGGTGCGGCCCCTGCTGCCCGGCACGGACGGCTGCGCCGCGCTCGTCACCTCCCGCACGCGGATGGTGGACCTGGCGGGCGCCCACCTGATCGACCTGGACGTGATGTCCCCCGACGAGGCGCTGGCGCTGTTCACGAAGATCGTGGGCGAGGAGCGGGTGGCGTCCGAGCGGAAGGCCGCCCTGGACGTGGTGGCGGCCTGCGGATTCCTCCCGCTGGCCATCCGCATCGCGGCGTCCCGCCTGGCGGCCCGCCGCACCTGGACGGTGTCCGTCCTCGCGGCGAAGCTCGCCGACGAGCGCCGCCGCCTGGACGAACTCCAGGCCGGCGACCTGGCCGTCAAGGCCACCTTCGAACTCGGCTACGGCCAGCTGGAACCCGCCCAGGCCCGCGCGTTCCGCCTGCTGGGCCTTGCGGACGGCCCCGACATCTCCCTCGCCGCGGCGGCGGCGGTCCTGGACCTCCCGGCCGAGGACACGGAGGACCTGCTGGAGTCCCTCGTGGACACCTCCCTCCTCGAATCGGCCGCCCCGGGCCGCTACCGCTTCCACGACCTGGTCCGGCTCTACGCGCGTGCCTGCGCCGAACGGGACGAACTGCCCCCGAGCGAACGGGGATCGGCGCTGTCCCGGCTGCTGGACTTCTACCTGGCGTCCGCGGCCGGGGTGTACGCGATCGAACGGCCGGGGGACCGGCTGGTGGATCATCTGGAGCCCACGTCGTACCCGGGGCTGCGGTTCGACGACCGGCACGTCGCGCAGGACTGGCTGTACGCGGAGGCCATCTGCCTCCTCGCCTGCGTACGGCAGTCCGCGGGGCGGCCGGAGACCCTCCCCCGGGCGATCGACATGCTGTGGGCGGCGCACGACCTCTCCGAGTCGGGGGCCAACTCCAAGGAGTACGAGGCCACCGCCCAGGCGCTCGTCGGCGCGGCCCGGTCGCACGGCCTGGGGCGGGCGGAGGCCCGGGCGCTGATGACGCTCGTCAACGTCCACCATGTGAGCGGCCGTTTCGAACGGGCCGAGGAGGAGGCGGAACGGGCCATCCGCCTCGCGCAGGAGGCCGACGACCTGCTCCCCGTCTGCTGGGCGCGCAACGCGCGCGGCATCATCGCGCTGTACCAGAACCGCCACACGGACGGCGAGGAACACCTCTCCCGGGCCATCGAGCACTTCCGGGCCCTGGGCGACCGCCCGGGCGAGGCCGCCGCGCTCTGCAACCTCTCGCGCATCCACCTGGCGACCGGGCGGACCCAGAGTGCGGTCGCCCTGGCCGAGGAAGGCATCGACATCTACGACGGCATGGGCAACTCGATGCGCGGGGCGAACGCCCGCTACGCCCTCGGGCTCGCCCTCACCCAGAGCGGCGAACTGGGCAACGCGGCCGCCCGGCTCCAGGAGGCCCTGGAGGTGTTCCGCGACAGCAGGCAGCGCCTCTGGGAGGGCATGAGCCTGTTCCGGCTGGCCGAGGTGGATCTCGCCGCCCGGCGTGCGGCACGGGCGGCCGCCAACGCCGAGATGGCGCTCACGGTGCTGCGCGGGATCGGCGGGGAGTGGCGGCGGGGCAACGTCCTCACGGTCCTCGGGCGCGCGCTCAGCGGCATCGGCCAGACCGGCCGGGCCCAGGTCTGCTGGCAGGAAGCGGCCGGCATCTACGAGGAGCTGGGCTCGCCCGAGGCCGCCGAGGTGCGTGCGCTGCTGTCCCCGGTGCAGGCGGCCTGA
- a CDS encoding PIN domain-containing protein has product MPSCYVLDCEALSRAVLGDRVMLARLKDAHRSGIRVVTSSMTLIEAYHGRVRRAAWAWAMSRVVVEPVTREVADAAVTLLQETGLHGHKYAIDAALAVIAGRQPAGVVLFTSDEDDMGKLCGPGVQVVPL; this is encoded by the coding sequence GTGCCGTCCTGCTACGTGCTGGACTGCGAGGCGCTGTCCCGGGCCGTTCTCGGTGACCGGGTGATGCTCGCTCGTCTCAAGGACGCACACCGCTCCGGCATCCGCGTCGTGACCAGCTCGATGACGCTGATCGAGGCCTACCACGGCCGGGTGAGGCGCGCGGCCTGGGCGTGGGCGATGTCGCGTGTCGTGGTGGAACCCGTGACCCGCGAGGTCGCCGATGCCGCCGTCACCTTGCTCCAGGAAACGGGTCTGCACGGCCACAAGTACGCGATCGACGCTGCCCTGGCCGTGATCGCGGGCCGGCAGCCCGCAGGCGTGGTGCTCTTCACGTCCGACGAGGACGACATGGGAAAGCTGTGCGGGCCGGGCGTACAGGTCGTGCCGCTGTGA